From the genome of Deinococcus sp. JMULE3, one region includes:
- the nudC gene encoding NAD(+) diphosphatase, with translation MKATSRPDGFEVALTLTPEAGSAWFVFDGPKLVLRADGTLPTGEAPLPVVDVTPLGTLDGTSYLAAGLDGELPGGFQSVPVRTGFGRLPEHHMGLAGYAAQLIEFARTHRYCGRCATPLSDATHERSRRCPNCGLTAYPRVAPVAMVLIRRGQGRDTELLLARSPHFPPGMYSALAGFVEPSETLEAAAQREVQEEVGVQITDLQYQFSQPWPFPHSLMLGFTAEYAGGDITPQPGEIDDARWFPITDLPTLPAAFSIARALIDGAMAGALEEVGSGK, from the coding sequence GTGAAGGCGACCAGTCGCCCGGACGGTTTCGAGGTCGCGCTGACCCTGACCCCGGAGGCGGGGTCGGCGTGGTTCGTGTTCGACGGGCCGAAACTGGTGCTGCGCGCGGACGGCACCCTCCCGACGGGCGAGGCCCCGCTGCCCGTGGTGGACGTGACGCCGCTGGGCACCCTGGACGGCACGTCGTACCTGGCGGCGGGTCTGGACGGCGAGCTGCCCGGCGGCTTCCAGTCGGTCCCGGTCCGCACCGGCTTCGGTCGCCTGCCGGAGCACCACATGGGGCTGGCCGGATACGCTGCGCAGCTCATCGAGTTCGCCCGCACGCACCGCTACTGCGGCCGCTGCGCCACGCCCCTAAGTGACGCCACGCATGAACGCTCGCGCCGCTGCCCGAACTGCGGCCTGACCGCCTACCCCCGAGTGGCCCCCGTCGCGATGGTGCTGATCCGGCGCGGTCAGGGCCGGGACACCGAACTGCTGCTGGCCCGCAGTCCGCACTTTCCGCCCGGCATGTACTCCGCCCTGGCAGGTTTCGTGGAACCCTCCGAGACGCTGGAGGCCGCCGCCCAGCGCGAGGTGCAGGAGGAGGTCGGCGTGCAGATCACGGACCTGCAGTACCAGTTCAGTCAGCCGTGGCCGTTCCCGCACTCGCTGATGCTGGGCTTCACCGCCGAGTACGCGGGCGGCGACATCACCCCTCAACCCGGCGAGATCGACGACGCCCGCTGGTTCCCCATCACTGACCTCCCCACGCTGCCCGCCGCGTTCAGCATCGCGCGGGCGCTGATCGACGGGGCGATGGCGGGCGCGCTGGAGGAAGTGGGGAGTGGAAAGTAG